The Sulfitobacter sp. SK011 genome has a window encoding:
- a CDS encoding TRAP transporter large permease subunit gives MSYEVIATLMFATMMLMLLTGQRVFGAIGFVAVVAALLLWGDKGGYDIGFSAAMKLMKWYPLLTLPMFIFMGYVLSESRIADDLYKMFHVWMGGLRGGLAIGTIGLMVLISAMNGLSVAGMAIGSTIALPELLKRGYDKRMVTGVIQAGSSLGILVPPSVVLVLYAMIARQPVGQLWLAGILPGLMMAALFIAYIVIRCWKNPVLGPVLDASERDIPRAEKLRLLRAGILPLVIFASMMVPFVNGWTSLVESSAIGAGAAFFAAVLKGRMTREVFENSVRNTLGITCMFMWIILAALAFGAVFDGLGAVKAIEGLFTDQLHLSPWTILILMQLSFILMGTFLDDTAMLVIVAPLYVPLVGELGFDLIWYGILYTITTQIAYMTPPFGYNLFLMRAMAPPEITLRDIYASITPFVLVMVGALALVMLFPGLALWLPDYVYNQP, from the coding sequence ATGTCCTACGAAGTGATTGCCACGCTGATGTTCGCCACGATGATGCTGATGCTGCTGACCGGGCAGCGGGTGTTCGGGGCCATCGGATTTGTCGCCGTGGTTGCGGCGCTGTTGTTGTGGGGCGACAAGGGCGGCTACGACATCGGGTTTTCCGCCGCCATGAAACTGATGAAGTGGTATCCGCTGCTGACGCTGCCGATGTTCATCTTTATGGGCTACGTGCTGTCTGAATCGCGCATCGCTGATGATCTGTACAAGATGTTTCACGTCTGGATGGGCGGGCTGCGCGGCGGGCTGGCGATCGGCACCATCGGGTTGATGGTCCTCATCTCGGCGATGAACGGGCTGAGCGTTGCGGGCATGGCCATTGGGTCCACCATCGCGCTGCCGGAATTGTTGAAACGGGGCTATGACAAACGCATGGTCACCGGCGTCATTCAGGCCGGTTCCAGCCTTGGCATTCTGGTGCCGCCATCCGTTGTGTTGGTGCTTTATGCGATGATCGCACGTCAGCCGGTTGGACAATTGTGGCTGGCAGGTATTTTGCCCGGATTGATGATGGCCGCACTGTTCATTGCCTATATTGTGATCCGCTGTTGGAAGAACCCGGTGCTGGGTCCGGTGCTTGACGCGTCAGAGCGTGATATTCCGCGTGCTGAAAAGCTGCGTCTGCTCAGGGCCGGCATCCTGCCGCTGGTGATTTTCGCCTCGATGATGGTGCCATTCGTCAACGGCTGGACCAGTCTTGTGGAAAGCTCGGCCATTGGGGCAGGGGCCGCATTCTTTGCAGCGGTGCTCAAGGGGCGCATGACCCGCGAGGTGTTTGAAAATTCGGTGCGCAATACCCTTGGCATCACCTGCATGTTCATGTGGATCATCCTTGCGGCACTGGCCTTTGGCGCGGTGTTTGACGGCTTGGGTGCGGTCAAGGCAATCGAGGGGCTGTTCACCGATCAACTGCACCTGTCGCCCTGGACGATTTTGATTTTGATGCAATTGTCCTTTATCCTGATGGGCACGTTTCTGGACGACACGGCGATGCTGGTCATTGTTGCGCCGCTTTATGTGCCGCTGGTGGGCGAATTGGGGTTTGACCTGATCTGGTACGGTATCCTCTACACCATCACCACGCAGATCGCCTATATGACCCCTCCATTCGGCTATAACCTGTTCTTGATGCGTGCGATGGCCCCGCCCGAGATCACGCTGCGCGATATCTATGCGTCGATCACCCCGTTTGTCTTGGTGATGGTCGGTGCGCTGGCGCTGGTGATGCTGTTTCCGGGACTGGCGCTGTGGCTGCCTGATTATGTGTACAACCAACCATAA
- a CDS encoding TRAP transporter substrate-binding protein: MTTRRHFLKGAAIAAPAALAAPSIVRAQTAIKWRMQTYAGSALGEQVTKPCVDYINAAANGEMEIELFYADQIVPTGELFQAMQRGTIDAVHSDDDSMASPTPLQQFGGYFPFATKHILDVPALFNQYGLADIWREEYAKVGVAWLSAAGQDPCNFNTTKEIKSVADLDGLKLYTFPTAGRFLSKFGVVPVNIPYEDAEVAVQTGELDGMAWSGITEDYTVGWAGVTDYFLTNNISGAWIGSFFVNQQKWADLPDHLKQLVMAGIEAGHTYRNQWYWGGEARLRATGDKLELRTIPAEEWNEVENAAKEFWTEIAEEGEIHSKIVQIFRDYNEVINKAGPPYTNG, from the coding sequence ATGACGACACGCAGACATTTCCTGAAGGGCGCAGCAATTGCCGCCCCGGCCGCCCTTGCCGCGCCCAGCATTGTGCGGGCGCAAACCGCGATCAAGTGGCGGATGCAGACCTATGCGGGGTCTGCATTGGGTGAACAGGTGACGAAGCCTTGCGTCGATTACATCAATGCCGCCGCAAACGGCGAGATGGAGATCGAACTGTTCTATGCCGATCAGATTGTGCCGACGGGCGAGTTGTTTCAGGCCATGCAGCGCGGCACCATCGACGCAGTGCATTCCGATGACGATTCAATGGCCTCGCCCACGCCGCTACAGCAATTCGGCGGCTATTTCCCGTTTGCGACCAAGCATATTCTGGATGTGCCGGCCCTGTTCAACCAATATGGGCTCGCCGATATCTGGCGCGAAGAATACGCCAAGGTCGGGGTGGCATGGCTGTCGGCAGCGGGTCAGGACCCCTGCAACTTCAACACCACCAAAGAGATCAAATCAGTCGCCGATCTGGATGGGCTCAAGCTCTATACTTTCCCCACAGCCGGGCGGTTTCTGTCCAAATTTGGTGTCGTTCCGGTGAACATCCCCTACGAGGATGCCGAGGTCGCGGTCCAGACCGGGGAATTGGACGGTATGGCATGGTCCGGCATTACCGAAGACTACACTGTCGGTTGGGCCGGGGTGACGGATTACTTCCTGACCAACAACATCTCGGGTGCATGGATCGGGTCGTTCTTTGTCAATCAGCAAAAGTGGGCCGATCTGCCTGATCACCTCAAACAACTGGTGATGGCAGGGATTGAGGCAGGTCACACCTATCGCAACCAGTGGTATTGGGGTGGCGAGGCACGGCTGCGCGCGACGGGCGACAAGCTTGAGCTGCGCACCATTCCAGCTGAGGAATGGAACGAGGTCGAAAACGCGGCCAAGGAATTCTGGACGGAGATCGCCGAAGAGGGTGAAATCCATTCAAAGATCGTCCAGATTTTCCGCGACTACAATGAGGTCATCAACAAGGCCGGACCGCCCTACACCAACGGTTGA
- a CDS encoding glutamine synthetase family protein, translating into MPAPMSFKELKAAVKDGGIDTVLVCLVDMQGRLMGKRFHAVNFVETSFEETHCCNYLLATDLEMATPEGFAATSWRAGYGDYVMKPDLDTIRLVPWLEGTAMVLCDVLDHHHHKPVPHSPRAILKKQIERLSALGFDAMMATELEFFLFADSLDTIREGGFRDLKPISGYNEDYHIFQTTKEEHVMRPIRNHLYAAGLPIENSKGEAETGQEELNIRYSAALDCADYHTIAKHAVKEIAWQQGHAATFLPKWHHDRVGSSSHVHQSLWQEGKAMFVDKTDELGMSDLMKHYMAGLIAYAPDYTYFLAPYVNSYKRFAKGTFAPTKTVWSVDNRTAGFRLCGAGTKGVRVECRIGGSDLNPYLAQAAMLAAGIKGIEEKMPLAAPTRGDVYEDAKAGDIPQSLRAAHENLKGSSFLRAAMGDDVVDHYARAAEWELEEFDRVVTDWEIARGFERA; encoded by the coding sequence ATGCCCGCACCGATGAGTTTCAAAGAGCTGAAGGCCGCCGTAAAAGACGGGGGCATCGACACGGTGCTGGTCTGTCTGGTGGATATGCAGGGGCGCCTGATGGGCAAACGGTTTCACGCGGTGAACTTCGTGGAAACCTCTTTTGAGGAAACCCATTGCTGCAATTACCTGCTGGCCACCGACCTTGAGATGGCCACGCCCGAGGGATTTGCCGCGACAAGCTGGCGCGCGGGCTACGGCGACTATGTGATGAAGCCCGATCTGGACACGATCCGCCTGGTGCCATGGCTCGAAGGCACCGCAATGGTGCTTTGTGATGTGCTGGATCATCACCATCACAAGCCCGTCCCACATTCCCCACGTGCGATACTGAAAAAACAGATTGAGCGGCTCAGCGCGCTAGGCTTTGACGCGATGATGGCGACAGAATTGGAGTTTTTCCTTTTCGCCGACAGCCTCGACACAATTCGCGAAGGCGGGTTTCGCGACCTCAAGCCGATCAGCGGCTACAATGAGGATTATCATATCTTCCAGACCACCAAGGAAGAGCATGTGATGCGCCCGATCCGTAATCATCTCTATGCAGCAGGTCTGCCCATCGAAAACTCAAAGGGCGAAGCAGAGACCGGGCAGGAAGAGCTGAACATCCGCTATTCTGCGGCACTTGATTGCGCCGATTACCACACCATCGCCAAGCACGCGGTCAAGGAAATCGCCTGGCAGCAGGGGCACGCCGCGACCTTTCTGCCCAAATGGCATCATGACCGGGTCGGCAGTTCATCGCATGTCCATCAATCGCTGTGGCAAGAGGGCAAAGCGATGTTCGTCGACAAGACAGACGAGCTTGGCATGTCTGATCTGATGAAACACTACATGGCCGGGCTGATCGCCTATGCGCCGGATTACACCTATTTTCTGGCCCCCTATGTCAACAGCTACAAGCGCTTTGCCAAGGGAACTTTTGCACCGACCAAAACGGTCTGGTCCGTGGACAACCGCACCGCGGGTTTCAGGCTGTGTGGGGCAGGAACCAAAGGCGTTCGGGTCGAATGCCGCATTGGTGGCTCAGACCTAAATCCCTATCTGGCGCAGGCGGCCATGCTGGCGGCGGGGATCAAGGGCATCGAGGAAAAGATGCCGTTGGCGGCCCCGACGCGCGGTGATGTCTATGAAGATGCCAAGGCTGGTGATATCCCGCAATCGCTGCGGGCCGCGCATGAGAATCTCAAAGGGTCCTCTTTTCTGCGGGCGGCAATGGGGGACGACGTGGTCGACCACTATGCCCGGGCTGCGGAATGGGAGTTAGAGGAATTTGACCGCGTGGTCACAGATTGGGAAATCGCGCGCGGATTTGAAAGGGCATAA
- a CDS encoding aldehyde dehydrogenase family protein, protein MATTKCISPIDGSLYAERECLSMDAARDAVARARRAQAAWAARPLQERIDLVMGAMAEIERTQERMVTELAHQMGRPVRYGGELGGLKERASYMSKIAQDALAPTSVEDSDAFRRKITREPHGIVFVVAPWNYPYMTANNTIAPALIAGNVVILKHAAQTILVGEHLADAYHAAGVPDDVFQNIVLDHDTTSALIAENAFDFINFTGSVGGGQAMERAAAGTFTGVATELGGKDPGYVRHDANLDAAVDTLMDGAMFNAGQCCCGIERIYVHETLYDAFVEKAVAWVNQLKLGNPLDEATTLGPMANVRFASEVRAQIDEALADGATAHIEKMPADDGGAYLTPQILTNVTHDMRVMRDESFGPVVGIMPVKDDEEAIALMNDCQFGLTSAIFTADAEAADAIGARLETGTVFMNRADYLDPALCWTGCKNTGRGAGLSKLGFDALTRPKSYHFKKA, encoded by the coding sequence ATGGCAACGACAAAATGTATCTCTCCGATCGACGGATCGCTTTATGCCGAGCGCGAATGCCTGAGCATGGACGCCGCACGTGACGCCGTTGCGCGGGCACGCAGGGCGCAAGCCGCCTGGGCCGCCCGACCGTTGCAGGAACGCATCGATCTGGTGATGGGCGCGATGGCCGAGATTGAGCGTACCCAGGAACGTATGGTGACGGAACTGGCCCATCAGATGGGACGCCCGGTCCGGTATGGGGGCGAATTGGGCGGCCTGAAGGAACGCGCCAGTTACATGTCTAAGATTGCCCAAGACGCGCTTGCGCCAACGAGCGTTGAGGACAGCGATGCGTTTCGCCGCAAGATCACCCGTGAACCGCACGGAATTGTCTTTGTGGTGGCCCCGTGGAACTACCCCTATATGACCGCCAACAATACCATCGCGCCGGCGCTGATTGCGGGCAATGTGGTGATCCTGAAACATGCGGCGCAAACCATCCTTGTCGGTGAACATCTGGCCGATGCCTACCATGCGGCTGGCGTGCCGGACGATGTGTTCCAGAATATTGTGCTGGATCATGACACCACATCCGCGCTGATCGCTGAGAATGCATTCGACTTCATCAACTTCACCGGGTCCGTGGGCGGCGGTCAGGCGATGGAACGCGCCGCAGCCGGCACGTTTACGGGTGTCGCGACGGAACTGGGCGGCAAGGATCCCGGCTATGTCCGGCATGACGCCAATCTGGACGCCGCCGTGGATACGTTGATGGACGGGGCGATGTTCAACGCCGGGCAATGTTGTTGTGGAATTGAACGGATTTACGTGCATGAAACGCTTTATGATGCTTTCGTGGAAAAGGCCGTGGCTTGGGTGAACCAGCTCAAATTGGGCAATCCGCTGGACGAGGCGACGACGCTGGGACCGATGGCAAATGTGCGCTTTGCCAGTGAAGTGCGCGCGCAGATTGACGAAGCATTGGCGGATGGTGCCACCGCGCATATCGAAAAGATGCCTGCCGATGACGGCGGGGCCTATCTCACGCCACAGATCCTGACCAATGTCACCCATGACATGCGGGTGATGCGTGATGAAAGTTTCGGACCCGTTGTGGGGATCATGCCGGTCAAGGACGACGAAGAAGCCATCGCACTGATGAATGACTGTCAGTTTGGTCTGACATCGGCGATTTTCACGGCTGATGCAGAGGCCGCGGACGCCATAGGCGCGCGGCTGGAAACCGGGACAGTGTTTATGAACCGGGCCGATTACCTTGATCCCGCGCTGTGCTGGACCGGGTGCAAAAATACCGGGCGCGGTGCCGGACTTTCCAAACTGGGCTTCGATGCCTTGACCCGTCCAAAATCATATCACTTCAAGAAAGCCTGA
- a CDS encoding iron-containing alcohol dehydrogenase, translating to MTLKANWSYPTAMRFGAGRISEIAEACAVAGIKKPLLVTDKGLAGLPITQGTLDLMEAAGLGRAMFSQVDPNPTEQNVAAGVTAYSDGGHDGVIAFGGGSGLDLGKVVAFMAGQTRPLWDFEDIGDWWTRADADAIAPIVAVPTTAGTGSEVGRASVITNSETHEKKIIFHPKILPAVVICDPELTVGMPPVITAGTGMDAFAHCLEAFCSPHYHPMSQGIALEGMRLVKENLPRAYANGSDIEARGHMMSAAAMGATAFQKGLGAIHALSHPIGAVHHTHHGTTNAVVMLPVLDFNRPAVEDRLGMAGNYLGISGGFDGFKTYVRELTQSLSIPANLTDLGVTDPDIDALVASALRDPSVGGNPVEMTASNTKALLLACF from the coding sequence ATGACCCTGAAAGCCAACTGGTCTTATCCTACTGCGATGCGTTTCGGTGCCGGAAGGATATCCGAGATTGCCGAGGCCTGCGCGGTCGCTGGCATCAAAAAACCGCTGCTGGTCACGGACAAGGGGCTGGCGGGTCTGCCGATCACCCAAGGCACGCTTGATCTGATGGAAGCCGCCGGGTTGGGCCGTGCGATGTTTTCGCAGGTTGACCCAAACCCGACCGAACAAAACGTCGCAGCAGGTGTCACCGCCTACAGCGATGGCGGCCATGACGGTGTCATCGCTTTTGGCGGGGGATCGGGCCTTGATCTAGGCAAGGTTGTGGCTTTCATGGCCGGTCAAACCCGGCCGCTGTGGGATTTTGAGGATATCGGCGATTGGTGGACGCGGGCGGATGCGGACGCCATCGCACCCATCGTTGCGGTCCCGACCACCGCCGGGACAGGATCAGAGGTGGGGCGGGCGTCGGTCATCACCAATTCCGAAACCCATGAGAAAAAGATCATCTTCCATCCGAAAATCCTACCCGCCGTGGTCATCTGTGACCCGGAACTGACCGTCGGCATGCCGCCCGTCATTACCGCAGGCACCGGCATGGATGCGTTTGCCCATTGCCTTGAGGCGTTCTGTTCGCCGCATTACCATCCGATGTCGCAGGGCATTGCGCTGGAAGGCATGCGTCTGGTCAAGGAAAACCTGCCGCGCGCCTATGCGAATGGCTCGGATATTGAGGCACGCGGGCACATGATGTCTGCCGCTGCGATGGGGGCCACTGCATTTCAAAAAGGTCTGGGGGCCATTCATGCCCTGAGCCACCCGATCGGCGCGGTGCACCACACCCACCATGGCACCACCAATGCGGTTGTCATGTTGCCGGTGTTGGATTTCAACCGCCCCGCAGTTGAGGACCGTCTCGGTATGGCGGGCAATTATCTGGGAATATCGGGCGGATTTGATGGCTTTAAAACCTATGTGCGTGAGTTGACGCAAAGCCTGTCGATCCCGGCAAACCTGACCGATCTCGGCGTCACCGACCCGGACATTGATGCGCTGGTGGCATCTGCATTGCGTGATCCGAGCGTCGGGGGCAACCCTGTGGAAATGACCGCCTCCAACACCAAGGCGCTCTTGCTGGCCTGTTTCTAA
- a CDS encoding ABC transporter permease: MITGIPQSGAFKWTYRAYVTLFFIYLALPLATVCVFAFNDSVFPSLPWEGFTWAWFFGTDAPYIGVFHERPILRSLITSGVVAFWVSLLAVVVGTCNAFLFVRYEFRGKGFLYILMLLPLIIPGIILGISILVFSSSVANFLEDATGMWFDGLRPGLILVILGQFSFITTFATLVISARLQKFDPSLEEAALNLGATRWGAVRAVTLPFLFPAMAAAGVVAVLMSFENFNTTLMLVGSDAPLTITMFDRLKLGSTPVLNAVSLLLIVVSALLGLASLLLQKRQD; the protein is encoded by the coding sequence ATGATCACCGGCATCCCCCAAAGTGGCGCGTTCAAATGGACCTACCGGGCCTATGTCACGCTGTTTTTCATCTATCTCGCGCTGCCCCTTGCGACGGTCTGTGTCTTTGCCTTCAACGACAGCGTCTTTCCGTCGTTGCCTTGGGAAGGGTTCACCTGGGCATGGTTCTTTGGCACCGACGCGCCCTATATCGGGGTCTTCCATGAACGCCCGATCTTGCGGTCGCTGATCACCTCGGGTGTGGTGGCGTTCTGGGTCTCGCTGCTGGCGGTTGTGGTGGGAACCTGCAACGCATTCCTGTTTGTGCGGTACGAATTTCGCGGCAAAGGGTTCCTCTACATCCTGATGCTGTTGCCGCTGATCATTCCCGGCATCATCTTAGGGATTTCCATCCTGGTTTTTTCATCCTCTGTTGCAAACTTTCTCGAAGACGCAACAGGCATGTGGTTTGACGGGCTGCGCCCCGGATTGATCCTGGTCATTCTGGGACAGTTTTCGTTCATCACCACATTTGCGACGCTGGTCATCTCGGCCCGGCTGCAAAAGTTTGACCCCAGCCTCGAAGAGGCGGCGCTGAACCTGGGTGCGACCCGGTGGGGTGCCGTGCGGGCCGTCACCCTGCCCTTTCTATTTCCAGCAATGGCTGCGGCGGGCGTGGTTGCGGTGCTGATGAGTTTTGAGAACTTCAACACCACGCTGATGCTGGTCGGGTCGGACGCGCCGCTGACCATCACCATGTTTGACCGGCTCAAGCTGGGTTCGACACCGGTGCTCAACGCGGTGTCGTTGCTGTTGATTGTGGTGTCAGCCCTGCTTGGGCTTGCCTCGCTGCTGCTGCAAAAACGGCAGGATTAG
- a CDS encoding ABC transporter permease, translated as MGTDRSKLAFWLLMAPLLIWLVTLIVLPHIGMFLVSLREKVGVREYETSLANYGVFFNEPLYWNTFARTAYMSIASTMLTLLIGFPIAYYIAKLTRGRTKTTLFLMCLIPFWVSELVRTFGWMILLRETGVFSNALQYLGLVSGPVEMLYNDAAIMTGLVYTSMLFMVVPLVTTLDSLDDSLIEAGYDLGASGFAILREIVIPHAMPGIVSGCIVVFMLSLGNYLTPILLGGKDSLWFTGLIYSQFITRFNWELGSAFGFLLLGLSSLIVFVGLKLSGQSLGKTMAQT; from the coding sequence ATGGGCACTGATCGCTCAAAACTGGCATTCTGGTTGCTGATGGCACCTCTGCTGATCTGGCTGGTCACACTGATTGTCCTGCCGCATATCGGTATGTTTTTGGTAAGCCTGCGCGAAAAGGTGGGCGTGCGCGAATACGAAACGAGCCTTGCCAATTATGGGGTGTTCTTTAACGAGCCGCTTTATTGGAACACATTTGCGCGCACCGCCTATATGTCGATTGCATCGACAATGCTGACCCTGTTGATCGGGTTTCCCATTGCCTATTACATCGCCAAGCTGACGCGCGGACGCACCAAGACAACCCTGTTTTTGATGTGTCTGATCCCGTTCTGGGTCAGCGAATTGGTGCGCACGTTTGGCTGGATGATCCTGCTGCGTGAAACGGGCGTCTTCTCAAATGCCTTGCAGTATCTCGGTCTCGTTTCCGGCCCGGTTGAGATGCTTTACAACGATGCGGCCATCATGACGGGGCTGGTCTATACCTCGATGCTGTTCATGGTCGTGCCGCTGGTCACCACATTGGACAGCCTCGATGACAGTCTGATCGAGGCAGGCTATGATCTGGGGGCCAGCGGTTTTGCCATCCTTCGCGAAATCGTGATCCCCCACGCCATGCCCGGCATCGTATCGGGCTGTATCGTGGTGTTCATGCTGAGCCTTGGCAATTACCTGACGCCGATCCTGCTTGGGGGCAAGGACAGCCTGTGGTTCACTGGCCTGATCTACAGCCAGTTCATCACGCGGTTCAACTGGGAACTTGGATCGGCATTTGGGTTCCTGTTGCTTGGATTGTCGTCGCTGATCGTCTTTGTTGGTCTCAAACTGTCCGGGCAATCGCTGGGTAAAACGATGGCTCAGACATGA
- a CDS encoding ABC transporter ATP-binding protein, whose protein sequence is MSEIPDLECRAISKNFDDFKAVKDVSFSVPQGTFFSILGPSGCGKTTLLRMIAGFQKPTSGDLLIKGKSVLDVPPNKRPVSMVFQHLALFPMMNIGANVGFGLRQRGVNKTDIKKQVERVLDRVGLGGVADRPVSSLSGGQKQRVAIARCMVLEPDVLLLDEPLGALDLKLREHMKIELKQLQSEFNTTFVYITHDQSEALVMSDQIAVMNHGVFEQTGTAKELYYEPSTAFVAGFVGEANRFTATVDQRDGDGLQMATNQGQILRGIDASGGLSRGEKVEVFVRPEAVRLSRKASDMGGMGNAGQGTVESVLFNGANSQLILRDQATGAEMSVALPQTGEFRDLSRGDVVHFGWEPQQTRVYPAKRGT, encoded by the coding sequence ATGTCAGAAATTCCCGATCTCGAATGCCGCGCTATCTCAAAAAACTTCGATGACTTCAAAGCGGTGAAAGATGTCAGTTTCAGCGTGCCGCAGGGCACGTTCTTTTCCATTCTGGGACCGTCGGGATGTGGCAAGACGACGCTGCTCAGAATGATTGCCGGGTTTCAGAAACCAACCAGCGGTGATCTGTTGATCAAGGGCAAATCTGTGCTGGATGTGCCCCCCAACAAACGCCCCGTGTCGATGGTGTTTCAGCATCTGGCGCTTTTTCCCATGATGAACATCGGGGCCAATGTTGGTTTCGGCCTGCGCCAGCGCGGCGTGAACAAAACGGACATCAAGAAACAGGTTGAGCGCGTGCTGGACCGTGTGGGCCTTGGCGGCGTCGCGGATCGCCCCGTCAGTTCGCTATCCGGTGGCCAGAAACAACGGGTGGCCATCGCACGCTGCATGGTGCTTGAGCCGGACGTGCTGCTGTTGGACGAACCTCTGGGCGCGCTGGATCTCAAGCTGCGCGAGCACATGAAGATTGAACTGAAACAGCTGCAGTCCGAGTTCAATACCACCTTTGTCTACATCACCCATGACCAGTCAGAAGCATTGGTGATGAGCGACCAGATCGCGGTGATGAACCACGGCGTGTTCGAACAGACGGGCACCGCAAAGGAACTTTATTACGAACCGTCCACCGCATTTGTTGCTGGTTTTGTGGGCGAAGCGAACCGTTTTACCGCCACTGTGGATCAGCGCGACGGTGATGGCTTGCAGATGGCGACGAACCAGGGCCAGATCTTGCGCGGGATCGACGCAAGTGGGGGTCTGTCGCGGGGCGAAAAGGTTGAGGTTTTTGTGCGCCCCGAAGCCGTGCGTCTGTCGCGCAAGGCGTCTGACATGGGCGGGATGGGCAACGCCGGGCAAGGCACGGTTGAAAGCGTTCTGTTCAACGGGGCCAACAGTCAGTTGATCCTGCGCGATCAGGCCACAGGTGCAGAGATGTCAGTGGCCCTGCCGCAAACCGGTGAATTCCGCGACTTGTCACGGGGTGATGTGGTCCATTTTGGATGGGAACCACAGCAGACCCGGGTCTATCCCGCCAAAAGGGGAACGTGA
- a CDS encoding extracellular solute-binding protein — translation MKSTLILSTVAALALSSGAVNADTLRLLTWGGYAPDDVIAKFEEQTGHTVEVTKSNNEEMIAKLRATNGGGFDLAQPSQDRIAGPQAEFGIYKPIDMSKIETGLFIPSMLEATKGNTTVDGEVYGLPHVWGTSGLVVNTAMAGDVKDYTDLCNASVSGKVSYRLKRPTLIGFAYSMGLDPFAAYGDEAAYKEILDQVEAKLIDCKPNVKTYWDGGDELKNLLRSGEVVASMAWDTGGWQLNDDNADITFVAPASGALGWIDTFALPARGRADDAAYAWINFVMQPEVAAMITAAAGNFTASQGGDAGVDDALKAKYQASFPQAAIDNIKWYPSVPAGLEALEGAALDRINAAN, via the coding sequence ATGAAATCGACACTGATCCTATCAACCGTCGCTGCTCTGGCCTTGTCGTCGGGTGCGGTGAACGCGGACACATTGCGGCTGCTGACATGGGGCGGCTACGCACCGGATGACGTGATTGCCAAATTCGAGGAACAAACCGGCCACACGGTCGAAGTGACCAAATCCAACAATGAAGAAATGATCGCCAAGCTGCGCGCGACCAACGGCGGCGGGTTTGACCTTGCCCAACCCAGCCAGGACCGGATCGCGGGCCCGCAGGCAGAATTCGGCATCTACAAGCCCATTGATATGTCCAAAATCGAGACCGGTCTTTTCATCCCATCCATGCTGGAAGCGACAAAGGGCAATACCACCGTCGATGGTGAGGTATACGGCCTGCCGCATGTCTGGGGCACCAGTGGTCTGGTTGTGAACACTGCGATGGCCGGTGACGTCAAGGACTACACCGACCTGTGCAATGCATCTGTCAGCGGCAAGGTGTCTTACCGCCTCAAGCGTCCAACGCTGATCGGCTTCGCCTATTCAATGGGGCTGGACCCATTTGCCGCCTACGGTGATGAAGCGGCCTACAAGGAAATCCTGGATCAGGTCGAGGCCAAGCTGATTGACTGCAAGCCCAACGTCAAAACCTACTGGGATGGTGGTGACGAGCTTAAGAACCTGCTGCGCTCAGGCGAGGTTGTGGCCTCAATGGCGTGGGACACAGGCGGCTGGCAGCTGAACGATGACAATGCCGACATCACGTTTGTCGCGCCTGCGTCCGGGGCATTGGGTTGGATCGATACCTTTGCCCTGCCCGCGCGCGGTCGCGCCGATGACGCAGCCTATGCCTGGATCAACTTTGTGATGCAGCCCGAGGTTGCCGCGATGATCACAGCCGCGGCTGGCAACTTTACCGCGTCGCAAGGTGGGGACGCCGGTGTGGATGATGCGTTGAAAGCCAAGTATCAGGCCAGCTTTCCACAAGCTGCGATCGACAACATCAAGTGGTATCCGTCTGTGCCTGCAGGCCTTGAGGCGCTGGAAGGTGCTGCACTCGACCGGATCAACGCCGCCAACTAA